From Schizosaccharomyces pombe strain 972h- genome assembly, chromosome: II, the proteins below share one genomic window:
- a CDS encoding TENA/THI family protein, domain found in context with a broad range of enzymes: MDPYTVAIIKKLGIEEQVETAATKSPFIEGLANGTAPPGAFKRWLYEDRIYVQGCSLCLAKAINAITHEKGFPKEALDLFLGAYNVITPELAHFEARCKESNVEMPKLKPVPTSWEQALQDNKPEEYYHLSAPDCKSYIQFMTQELFEIPGTSGIDYFMAFYLNEVIYHRAWKFVRESKQFQKNCPEEMEFVKWWGQPSFGKFVENLARSIQDVPFTSATVDIAKKICNFEYRFFSTAFEKA, from the coding sequence ATGGATCCTTATACAGTTGCAATAATCAAGAAACTCGGAATCGAGGAACAAGTCGAAACTGCTGCGACAAAGTCCCCATTTATCGAAGGTTTGGCTAACGGTACTGCTCCTCCTGGCGCATTTAAACGGTGGCTATACGAGGATCGAATTTATGTTCAAGGTTGTTCGTTGTGTCTTGCCAAAGCCATAAACGCCATCACTCATGAGAAGGGATTTCCCAAGGAAGCATTAGATCTTTTTTTGGGTGCATACAATGTTATCACTCCTGAGCTTGCTCATTTTGAGGCAAGATGCAAAGAGAGCAACGTGGAAATGCCCAAACTCAAACCCGTCCCAACTTCATGGGAACAAGCGTTGCAAGATAACAAGCCTGAAGAATACTATCATCTTTCTGCTCCAGATTGTAAATCatatattcaatttatgACTCAGGAGCTTTTCGAAATTCCAGGTACCTCTGGAATTGACTACTTTATGGCATTTTACTTGAATGAAGTAATATACCATAGAGCATGGAAATTTGTTCGTGAATCTAAGCAATTCCAGAAAAACTGCCCAGAAGAAATGGAATTTGTCAAGTGGTGGGGTCAGCCTTCTTTTGGTAAGTTTGTAGAAAATCTGGCTCGCAGCATTCAAGACGTCCCTTTTACCTCTGCTACTGTTGACATTGCCAAGAAAATTTGCAACTTTGAGTATCGATTCTTCAGTACCGCGTTTGAAAAGGCTTAG
- the clu1 gene encoding protein Clu1: MSTIDLPTSSLPGSSGDPSGTEMSHSDVDVSVDIDVIFPDHTQTLSFSLLLSNTIHDVRQVILELMLAPPHTCFHLEYKREKLHSFLEIGQIPHLKLSKTRKIVLEVVLDPYTERESKYHIYTLLEFLSRKLPSSSTSPGIRAGFCIFPSLNIPSGENLQIKSSSSLEEINKIPENIVTQSLSYTNLLKKFETSPNPSNNGCFRSLALSGWNPVPAEFVIQGHLLYLTVLTIEGKTYNITSHVSGFYVNNCTSTKFDPSPCDDLQSHSLVLLLEQLSPLFKERLHLSLNDYKSGDAIAQASITGTLPQAPWITFPVPHRADLSRTQKSELFPYIENQGNLRDWNEEIQSTREMDHEDVQDRVLRERLTVKTLQDFTDMAVEGAIDMVNGNIPSLNPLEPTASQMFVHNNIFFSYGRDSVGIFSTKGGDSAAYSAVGKDILAIRLLNQFDLSNPSLLGTCVVDYAGHRVVAQTIVPGIFKQLENGSSHLIYGKVEGESDFRFDESFEGELSRISDLLHIKKHFFVDGKEKSFPLYTSMDAKALKGSDGRTYLMDLYSLFPLDAQFLEVISDEKNEEFPAYPHKLVHVRPELVQLFYEMKLQAFVNANHNAPKKKNLNDSLKSVELEGNGIKLSSEKGKNNVNKVRNDNARFDCGFNPDCFRSDYIFPPDNKELYDKDIENSYALSQYLHAEVIPNFVKSLSEPSSFLPIDGVALCRAMHRSGINIRYLGEIANIILQKSPNNVILLKLVTSEIFIRSIKHVFRNFLAVVPQVLRSHLLSHLLNNLFTVYGYVEPTKPLINENIANLFFQATQVIYSINSTSLYSSIKKEASSRFRFNLTDDLLHSLNPICILRGTCLRLGIQISCKDYFSNKSDDKICEEHAVPNGSTKFTGKKGNKKKRNLGKSQNTTNRQVESEQINIFRPKDILNLMPVIKTCIPYSGLAQESLEACKACLLQGNKELCYNLLNESLSLHEQIYGVLHTEVARAYCQLAMIYHQLEKKEEAVELARKAVIVCERFLGFDSSETSLAYMNLSLYEFSQKNEMQAVMHMQHALKLWYLVFGPDHPNTINSFTNLSLMLHGSEKFIQSQKCLQIAVDLSDKIFGKTTPTASLYLQLAQLMVLNKDSRSALHAVRVAYDILKETLGPDHQNTKEAEHWLSEFTALAVNQERQSRT; encoded by the exons ATGTCTACAATAG ATCTGCCTACGTCCTCTCTTCCTGGCTCCTCTGGTGATCCATCTGGTACGGAAATGAGTCATTCAGACGTGGACGTCTCTGTAGATATTGATGTTATATTTCCCGATCATACGCAGACCCTGTCCTTCTCTTTATTATTATCGAATACAATTCACGATGTTCGTCAAGTCATACTAGAACTTATGCTAGCCCCTCCTCATACCTGTTTTCATTTAGAATATAAGCGAGAAAAATTGCACtcatttttagaaattggTCAAATACCCCATCTTAAGTTatcaaaaacaagaaaaattgtGCTTGAAGTTGTTTTAGACCCATATACCGAACGTGAATCTAAGTACCATATTTACACACTCTTGGAGTTTCTTAGTCGAAAACTGCCTTCATCCTCAACATCCCCTGGAATACGAGCAGGATTTTGCATATTTCCGTCGTTAAATATTCCATCAGGTGAAAACCTACAAATCAAGTCCTCGTCATCTTTGGAagaaattaacaaaatacCAGAGAATATTGTCACCCAATCACTATCATATACGAAtcttctcaaaaaatttgagacGAGTCCAAATCCTAGTAACAATGGTTGTTTTCGTTCTCTTGCTTTATCCGGGTGGAATCCTGTACCAGCTGAATTCGTTATCCAAGGACATCTTCTTTATCTAACGGTGCTTACTATAGAAGGGAAAACATACAATATTACCTCACACGTATCCGGCTTTTATGTAAATAACTGTACCTCCACTAAATTTGACCCTTCTCCTTGTGATGACCTACAAAGTCATTCCCTTGTTTTACTATTAGAACAACTATCTCcactttttaaagaaagacTTCATTTATCCTTGAATGATTACAAATCGGGTGATGCTATTGCTCAGGCCAGCATAACGGGAACTTTGCCACAAGCCCCTTGGATTACATTTCCAGTTCCTCATCGTGCTGATTTATCTCGTACCCAAAAAAGCGAGCTTTTTCCTTATATCGAAAATCAAGGTAACCTTCGCGATTGGAACGAAGAAATTCAATCCACTCGTGAAATGGATCACGAAGACGTACAAGATCGAGTACTTCGGGAACGTTTAACCGTAAAAACTCTACAAGATTTTACTGACATGGCCGTTGAAGGGGCAATAGATATGGTTAATGGGAATATACCTTCATTGAATCCTTTGGAACCAACAGCTTCTCAAATGTTCGTGCACAACAATATATTCTTCTCTTACGGACGTGATAGCGTAGGGATTTTTTCGACTAAGGGTGGAGATTCTGCCGCCTACTCCGCTGTCGGTAAAGACATTTTGGCCATACGCTTGTTGAACCAATTCGACCTTTCGAATCCATCTTTACTGGGTACTTGCGTCGTTGATTATGCTGGTCATAGAGTTGTTGCCCAAACGATTGTTCcaggaatttttaaacaactCGAAAACGGCAGTTCTCACTTAATTTATGGTAAGGTTGAAGGAGAAAGTGATTTTCGATTTGACGAATCTTTTGAAGGCGAATTGTCTAGGATTTCTGATTTACttcatattaaaaaacactTTTTTGTTGACGGTAAGGAAAAATCATTTCCCTTATATACCAGTATGGATGCCAAAGCTTTAAAAGGCTCTGACGGTAGAACATATCTAATGGATTTGTACAGtctttttcctttggaTGCTCAGTTCTTAGAAGTAATATCCGACGAAAAGAATGAAGAATTTCCAGCATATCCTCACAAACTTGTTCATGTCCGTCCAGAGCTCGtacaattattttatgaaatgaaaCTTCAGGCATTTGTGAACGCTAACCATAATG CGccgaagaaaaaaaatttaaacgATTCTTTAAAGAGTGTAGAACTTGAAGGAAATGGTATCAAATTATCTTctgaaaaaggaaagaataATGTTAATAAAGTACGTAACGATAATGCACGATTTGATTGTGGTTTTAATCCTGATTGCTTTCGTTCGGATTATATCTTTCCTCCTGATAACAAAGAACTTTATGATAAAGATATCGAAAACTCTTATGCTTTATCGCAATATTTACACGCTGAGGTGATACCCAATTTTGTGAAATCCTTAAGTGAACCATCTTCCTTTTTGCCTATTGATGGAGTGGCCTTATGTCGAGCAATGCATCGTAGCGGAATAAATATCCGGTATTTGGGAGAAATTGCAAACATAATTCTGCAAAAAAGCCCTAACAATGTAATTCTTTTGAAACTGGTCACAagtgaaatttttattcgCTCCATTAAACATGTTTTTCGCAACTTTTTAGCTGTGGTACCTCAAGTCTTAAGAAGCCATCTTTTGTCTCATTTACTGAATAATTTGTTCACTGTTTATGGATACGTCGAACCTACGAAACCATTAATCAATGAAAACATTgccaatttattttttcaagctaCTCAAGTGATATATTCAATTAATTCCACCTCGTTATACAGCTCTATCAAAAAGGAAGCAAGTTCTAGGTTTCGATTTAACTTAACAGATGACTTGCTACATTCATTAAATCCtatttgtattttaagAGGTACCTGTCTACGTTTAGGGATTCAAATTTCGTGCAAAGATTACTTTTCAAACAAGTCTGACGACAAGATATGCGAAGAGCATGCTGTTCCTAACGGGTCAACCAAATTTACCGGCAAAAAAGGCAACAAAAAGAAGCGTAACTTAGGAAAATCACAGAACACCACGAATAGGCAAGTTGAATCAGAACAAATTAACATATTTCGGCCCAAGGacattttgaatttaatgCCTGTAATAAAAACATGCATACCATATAGTGGTTTAGCTCAAGAATCATTGGAAGCATGTAAAGCTTGCCTGTTACAAGGAAATAAGGAACTTTGCTATAACCTTCTAAATGAATCATTATCACTTCATGAGCAAATTTATGGTGTTCTTCATACTGAGGTTGCTCGAGCCTACTGCCAGTTGGCTATGATTTATCAtcaacttgaaaaaaaagaagaagctgTTGAATTGGCAAGGAAAGCTGTAATTGTTTGTGAACGATTCCTCGGATTTGATTCTTCGGAAACCAGCTTGGCTTATATGAATCTTTCTCTATATGAATTctctcaaaaaaatgaaatgcaGGCAGTGATGCATATGCAGCATGCACTAAAGCTGTGGTATTTGGTTTTTGGACCAGATCATCCTAATACTATTAACTCATTTACTAATCTT